The Raphanus sativus cultivar WK10039 chromosome 2, ASM80110v3, whole genome shotgun sequence genome includes a region encoding these proteins:
- the LOC108840924 gene encoding protein SPEAR3 → MGSSFFGRPKMGGSSSSSPTSSPAKRGKNKNGSDKPKQPQRGLGVAQLEKIRLHSELNCNSFNTYRSYHPSSYNHQEDVGIQAEYSSIPSSTHYGLHPNMMMNASNDQYARIPIRYRDAQPHTATCWNPSYGILESQHFVEPNITRHFLHEDQRNKLGSGNQNFETSDATEPDLELRL, encoded by the exons ATGGGTAGCAGTTTCTTTGGGAGACCAAAAATGGGTGGATCTTCGTCCTCCTCACCAACATCTTCTCCGGCAAAGAGAGGGAAGAACAAGAATGGTTCTGACAAGCCTAAGCAGCCACAAAGAGGTCTCGGGGTGGCGCAGTTAGAGAAGATAAGATTACACAGCGAATTAAATTGCAACAGTTTCAATACTTATCGTTCTTATCATCCCTCAAGTTATAATCATCAG GAGGATGTGGGGATTCAAGCAGAATATTCATCTATACCATCATCAACTCATTATGGCCTTCATCCAAACATGATG ATGAATGCAAGTAATGATCAATACGCAAGAATACCCATAAGATACAGAGATGCTCAGCCTCACACAGCAACATG TTGGAACCCGAGCTACGGCATCTTGGAGAGCCAACATTTTGTTGAACCTAACATAACCAGACACTTTTTACATGAg GATCAGAGAAATAAATTGGGATCGGGTAACCAGAACTTCGAAACGAGTGACGCAACTGAGCCAGATTTGGAGTTGAGATTGTGA
- the LOC108841363 gene encoding probable xyloglucan endotransglucosylase/hydrolase protein 26, with protein MAGLPVQTLIIVLVTALAILDRTVVEANFDKNFIVTWGKHHIGTTNGNLRLVLDKSAGSAIRSKVAHLFGTVEMLIKLVPGNSAGTVAAYYMSSTGTAHDEIDFEFLGNATGEPYTIHTNIFAKGKGDREQQFKPWFNPTNGFHNYTIHWNPSEVVWFVDGTPIRVFRNYEKEGIAYPNKQGMKVFASLWSADDWATQGGRVKTNWTQAPFVAEGRRYKARTCVWQGPVSIKQCADPTIKSNWWTSPSFSQLTRTQIDRMQKIRSGFMIYDYCKDTNRFKGVMPPECSKRQF; from the exons ATGGCCGGGCTCCCAGTGCAAACGCTCATAATCGTTCTGGTGACCGCGTTAGCGATTCTAGATCGCACCGTTGTGGAGGCAAACTTCGACAAGAATTTTATTGTTACATGGGGTAAGCATCATATTGGTACGACTAATGGCAACCTTCGACTTGTCCTCGACAAATCCGCAG GATCTGCTATTCGCTCAAAGGTGGCTCACTTGTTCGGAACAGTAGAAATGCTTATCAAACTTGTGCCAGGGAACTCTGCTGGAACCGTTGCAGCTTATTAC atgtcGTCCACGGGAACTGCACACGACGAGATAGACTTTGAGTTCCTAGGGAATGCCACTGGCGAGCCGTACACGATCCACACCAACATATTTGCTAAAGGAAAAGGAGATCGCGAGCAACAATTCAAACCATGGTTTAACCCGACCAATGGTTTCCACAACTATACCATTCATTGGAACCCATCTGAAGTTGT gtGGTTCGTGGATGGAACTCCAATAAGAGTTTTTAGGAACTACGAGAAGGAAGGAATTGCATACCCAAACAAGCAAGGTATGAAAGTGTTTGCGAGTCTATGGAGCGCAGACGACTGGGCGACACAAGGAGGTCGAGTGAAGACAAACTGGACACAAGCACCGTTTGTCGCCGAGGGTCGTAGGTACAAGGCAAGAACCTGCGTGTGGCAGGGACCGGTTAGCATCAAGCAATGCGCAGATCCAACCATAAAGTCTAATTGGTGGACTTCACCGTCGTTTAGCCAGCTAACTCGAACGCAAATAGACAGGATGCAAAAGATACGATCTGGTTTCATGATCTATGATTACTGCAAGGACACAAACAGGTTTAAAGGTGTCATGCCTCCGGAATGCTCCAAGAGACAATTCTaa
- the LOC108840081 gene encoding E3 ubiquitin-protein ligase ATL42 translates to MYQIFFIFFVTIFHSYYYASAQPPAPPFRNGDLVTNFEPSLAVVTGVLAIMFTLTFVLLVYAKCCHIDLRSGTGDGRRQDRRILQGIFFNRSTNSSDRFSGLDKAEIESLPLFRFSALKGSKQGLECSVCLSKFESVEILRLLPKCRHAFHVGCIDTWLEQHATCPLCRARVSVEDESSVSVYGNSFRFLNQSEAREDSSLELYIEREEEEERRQREEVGGSSRFSIGGSFRKILKLGHKEKPLLDQHGEDKDEKKIMHKFNHRILVSDVVFKNRWSNVSSSDLMFLNSEMVSSISSERFSSTDNVKRGDEEDQRGNLQVKEEKRMSENKLSGNRDFGSKSRSVMIEPGRRSVSDITAVPRLSITVHGECSGSNAATASALVNGGNETEERRRRLWLPIARKTAQWFANREKRNQINTTRQHFDV, encoded by the coding sequence ATGTATCAAatattcttcatcttcttcgttaCAATCTTCCACAGTTACTACTATGCATCTGCTCAGCCTCCTGCTCCTCCGTTCAGAAACGGCGACCTCGTCACAAACTTCGAGCCGAGTTTAGCCGTCGTCACGGGCGTTCTCGCCATCATGTTCACGCTCACTTTCGTCCTCCTCGTCTACGCTAAGTGCTGCCACATCGATCTCCGGTCAGGTACCGGCGACGGAAGACGGCAAGATCGCCGGATCCTACAAGGAATATTCTTTAACCGGTCTACAAACTCCTCGGACCGATTCTCCGGTTTGGACAAAGCAGAGATCGAGTCACTTCCTCTGTTTAGATTCTCTGCTTTGAAAGGATCAAAACAAGGGCTTGAGTGTTCCGTCTGTCTATCTAAATTCGAAAGCGTTGAGATTCTTAGATTGCTGCCTAAATGTCGTCACGCTTTCCACGTGGGGTGCATCGATACGTGGCTTGAGCAGCACGCGACGTGTCCTCTCTGCAGAGCAAGAGTCTCAGTGGAAGATGAGTCCTCTGTCTCTGTTTATGGTAACAGCTTCCGGTTCTTGAATCAGTCTGAGGCACGAGAAGACTCGAGCTTGGAGCTTTACAtcgagagagaagaagaagaagagaggagacAGAGAGAGGAAGTTGGTGGGTCGTCGAGGTTCAGCATCGGAGGGAGTTTCAGGAAGATTCTGAAATTAGGTCATAAAGAAAAACCGTTACTTGATCAGCACGGAGAAGATAAAGACGAGAAGAAGATTATGCATAAGTTCAATCATAGGATCCTTGTGTCTGATGTTGTGTTCAAGAATCGTTGGAGCAACGTGAGTTCGTCTGATTTGATGTTTTTGAATTCTGAGATGGTTAGTTCGATTTCCAGTGAGAGATTCTCGTCGACGGATAATGTGAAGAGAGGTGATGAAGAGGATCAAAGAGGTAACTTGCAAGTCAAGGAAGAGAAGAGAATGTCTGAGAACAAGTTGTCGGGAAACAGAGACTTTGGTTCGAAATCAAGAAGCGTTATGATCGAACCAGGAAGAAGATCGGTTTCTGACATCACTGCGGTTCCTAGGCTAAGTATTACGGTCCATGGGGAATGTAGCGGTTCAAACGCAGCGACTGCGTCTGCGTTAGTAAACGGAGGAAACGAGACGGAGGAGAGAAGACGGCGTTTGTGGCTGCCCATCGCTAGAAAAACCGCTCAATGGTTTGCTAATagagaaaaaagaaatcaaattaaCACAACACGCCAACACTTTGATGTTTAG
- the LOC108842527 gene encoding AFP homolog 2 → MDDDNGLELSLGLSCGGGSVKGNITNNAGTSSSEKHIVEGGDRSAKVIDDFKNFLHPTSQRQAEASAGSQSQRSDSGQQQQPPQNFFNDLSKAPPTSDAEASTKPLWVEDETTRQEAGNKRKFGFQGMNDEKKKEIDSSSRVVDPHEKKTKASHVSNATDEGSTAENEDVAESEVGGGGSSSNLAKEVARPNADAMDNLAGQRKNSHGAEEFTTMRNMSYNTVPFTVHPQKPVTGLPYSAKESGQHAAATSLTQLTANAGNNLPVMFGYSPVQLPMLDKDGSGGIAGLSQSPFAARGPSNSATAKGEGKQPVAEEGSSEDASERPSGDNNNSTAFSFDFSAIKPGMAADVKFGGSGARPNLPWVSTTGSGPHGRTISGVTYRYNANQIKIVCACHGSHMSPEEFVRHASEEYVSPESSVGMTAASAHT, encoded by the exons ATGGATGATGATAATGGGCTCGAGCTCAGCTTGGGTCTCTCTTGTGGAGGAGGATCAGTTAAGGGTAACATTACTAATAACGCTGGAACCTCCTCCTCGGAGAAGCACATAGTAGAAGGAGGAGATAGAAGTGCTAAAGTGATTGATGACTTCAAGAACTTCCTTCATCCAACTTCTCAGAGACAAGCGGAGGCGAGTGCTGGTTCTCAGAGTCAGAGAAGTGATTCTGGTCAACAGCAACAACCTCCACAGAATTTCTTCAATGATCTCTCCAAGGCTCCTCCTACCTCTGACGCTGAAGCTTCCACGAAACCTTTGTGGGTGGAGGATGAAACAACACGACAAGAAGCaggaaacaaaagaaagtttGGGTTCCAGGGGATGAAcgatgagaagaagaaagagatagacTCCTCCTCACGTGTTGTTGATCCGCACGAGAAGAAGACAAAAGCATCCCATGTTTCAAACGCTACTGATGAAGGATCAACAGCTGAAAACGAAGATGTAGCAGAATCTGAAGTAGGTGGTGGTGGTTCTTCTTCCAATCTAGCTAAGGAGGTGGCTCGTCCTAACGCTGATGCAATGGACAACTTAGCGGGCCAAAGGAAGAACAGCCATGGCGCTGAAGAGTTTACTACAATGCGCAACATGAGTTACAACACCGTACCTTTCACTGTTCATCCACAGAAACCCGTCACTGGTTTACCTTACTCCGCAAAAGAGTCTGGACAACATGCAGCAGCTACAAGTCTAACACAGCTTACTGCTAATGCTGGGAATAATCTCCCAGTTATGTTCGGATACTCACCGGTTCAGCTCCCTATGCTGGATAAGGATGGCTCAGGCGGCATTGCTGGCCTATCTCAATCTCCATTCGCTGCAAGAGGCCCATCAAACTCAG CTACGGCGAAAGGCGAGGGAAAACAGCCCGTTGCAGAAGAAGGCTCATCAGAGGATGCATCAGAACGACCATCCGgagacaacaacaacagtaCTGCTTTCTCTTTCGACTTTTCCGCCATAAAACCTGGAATGGCAGCGGATGTGAAGTTTGGAGGATCTGGTGCACGTCCTAACCTGCCCTGGGTCTCAACCACTGGCTCAGGCCCGCACGGTCGAACAATCTCGGGTGTTACATACCGGTACAATGCAAACCAGATCAAAATAGTTTGCGCTTGTCACGGCTCACACATGTCGCCGGAGGAGTTTGTCAGGCATGCAAGCGAGGAGTATGTTAGCCCTGAGTCATCTGTAGGAATGACGGCTGCCTCGGCTCATACCTGA